Proteins encoded within one genomic window of Parolsenella massiliensis:
- the rfbB gene encoding dTDP-glucose 4,6-dehydratase, whose protein sequence is MGVADGFDLAGAFYPHNIIVTGGCGFIGSNFVRWVVREHPGVHVTVLDKLTYAGNPANIAGLPADRVELVVGDICDAELLDALVPGHDAIVHYAAESHNDNSIADPEPFLRTNVEGTFRLLEAVRKYGVRYHHVSTDEVYGDLALDDPARFTEETPYHPSSPYSSTKASSDILVRAWARTYGIRATISNCSNNYGPYQHVEKFIPRQITNIIDGVRPKLYGTGENVRDWINTEDHSSAVWDILTRGRVGETYLIGADGERSNVEVLRMILEAMGRDPDDFDWVRDRPGHDRRYAIDSTKLRRELGWRPAHTDFAEGLRATIRWYRDNEDLWRPAKAATEARYRAQGM, encoded by the coding sequence ATGGGTGTGGCGGACGGTTTTGATCTCGCGGGGGCCTTCTATCCCCACAACATCATCGTCACGGGCGGCTGCGGGTTCATCGGCAGCAACTTCGTGCGCTGGGTGGTGCGCGAGCACCCGGGCGTGCACGTCACCGTGCTGGACAAGCTCACCTACGCGGGCAACCCGGCAAACATTGCGGGGCTGCCGGCCGATCGGGTGGAGCTCGTCGTGGGCGACATCTGCGACGCCGAGCTGCTGGACGCGCTCGTGCCCGGCCACGACGCCATCGTGCACTACGCGGCGGAGTCGCACAACGATAACTCCATCGCCGACCCCGAGCCGTTCCTGCGCACCAATGTGGAGGGCACGTTCCGCCTGCTTGAGGCGGTGCGCAAGTACGGCGTGCGCTACCACCACGTCTCCACCGACGAGGTGTACGGCGACCTGGCGCTCGACGACCCGGCCCGCTTCACCGAGGAGACCCCGTACCACCCCAGCTCCCCGTACTCCTCGACCAAGGCGAGCTCGGACATACTCGTGCGCGCCTGGGCGCGCACCTACGGCATCCGCGCCACCATTTCCAACTGCTCGAACAACTACGGCCCCTACCAGCACGTGGAGAAGTTCATCCCCAGGCAGATCACCAACATCATCGACGGGGTGCGCCCGAAGCTCTACGGCACGGGCGAGAACGTGCGCGACTGGATCAACACCGAGGACCACTCCTCCGCCGTGTGGGACATCCTTACCCGCGGTCGCGTGGGCGAGACCTACCTCATCGGCGCGGACGGCGAGCGGAGCAACGTCGAGGTGCTGCGCATGATCCTGGAGGCCATGGGCAGGGACCCCGACGACTTCGACTGGGTGCGCGACCGTCCCGGCCACGACCGCCGCTACGCCATCGACTCCACAAAGCTGCGCCGCGAGCTGGGCTGGCGCCCCGCCCACACGGACTTCGCCGAGGGGCTGCGGGCGACCATCCGGTGGTACCGCGACAACGAGGACTTGTGGCGCCCGGCCAAGGCGGCCACCGAGGCGCGCTACAGGGCGCAGGGGATGTAG
- a CDS encoding nuclease-related domain-containing protein has protein sequence MGKTVKKLHSQRRHHERVAVSVLPEAREQVYARVYKGVSVECVCGEMVALGKLPPERGPFRCPHCGASLSEETFDARAHELEAEIADSNAVLTRHEELGERLAGCGRGVHDLLRRAGARVQLLLGRRRYERATRTRKNACSLLGQTAQARYYAGEWYRATGIPHVSAPGVEDGARHHLKLRYANGSFVAVPADWRSQSRGVAGEFLAFEELRRRTLDKASPLFGARLAANLFVPASKFGRPVAGYGGASAPLWRQIDTVLIAREGVFVVEVKNKHAKVIAPADFEWLAEEPAGGGVRRSTCWVLHQCADQADSLADAIDDLALDDVYEVSAFVRPLGFEGGSEEFCSNVFVGTCGAGDAHDIVGAIEREVAKLREEGHEALSPERVDELADALALRYGDLRRGKAKRHVARLCEAAEERRMPRGRQVYVSNCH, from the coding sequence ATGGGCAAGACGGTCAAGAAGCTGCACAGCCAGAGGCGCCACCACGAGCGCGTGGCGGTGAGCGTGCTGCCTGAGGCACGCGAGCAGGTCTATGCGCGTGTGTACAAGGGCGTGTCGGTTGAGTGCGTTTGCGGGGAGATGGTGGCCCTTGGGAAGCTGCCGCCGGAGCGGGGGCCGTTTCGCTGTCCGCATTGTGGTGCTTCGCTGTCGGAAGAGACGTTTGACGCTCGGGCTCACGAGCTCGAGGCGGAGATTGCGGATTCGAATGCCGTTCTCACGCGGCATGAGGAGCTTGGCGAGCGGCTTGCCGGGTGCGGACGCGGAGTGCATGATCTGCTGCGCAGGGCTGGCGCGCGTGTGCAACTTCTGCTTGGACGCCGCCGTTATGAGAGGGCGACGCGGACACGCAAGAACGCCTGCTCGCTTCTTGGCCAGACGGCACAGGCCCGCTATTATGCGGGCGAGTGGTACCGGGCCACGGGCATCCCGCATGTCTCGGCGCCTGGCGTTGAGGACGGCGCGCGCCATCATCTCAAGCTGAGATATGCGAACGGCTCCTTTGTTGCCGTGCCAGCAGACTGGCGGTCGCAGTCTCGTGGCGTTGCCGGCGAGTTTCTCGCGTTCGAGGAACTGCGGAGGCGCACCTTGGATAAGGCGTCGCCACTCTTTGGGGCAAGGCTTGCGGCGAATCTCTTTGTGCCCGCGAGTAAGTTCGGGCGGCCTGTTGCCGGGTATGGTGGCGCGTCGGCTCCGCTGTGGCGGCAGATTGATACCGTGCTTATCGCACGGGAGGGCGTGTTCGTCGTTGAGGTTAAGAACAAGCACGCTAAGGTCATTGCTCCGGCGGACTTCGAGTGGCTTGCGGAGGAGCCCGCGGGCGGTGGCGTTCGCCGCTCCACCTGCTGGGTGCTTCACCAGTGTGCCGACCAGGCGGACAGCCTTGCGGACGCCATCGATGACCTCGCGCTCGATGATGTATACGAGGTTTCGGCCTTCGTTCGCCCGTTGGGGTTCGAGGGCGGTTCGGAGGAGTTCTGCAGCAACGTGTTCGTGGGCACGTGCGGGGCCGGTGACGCTCATGACATCGTTGGGGCCATCGAGCGTGAGGTGGCGAAGCTTCGCGAGGAGGGTCATGAGGCGCTTTCGCCCGAGCGCGTTGATGAGCTGGCTGACGCGCTCGCGCTTCGCTACGGCGACCTGCGCCGCGGCAAGGCGAAGCGTCACGTGGCAAGGCTTTGTGAGGCGGCCGAGGAGAGGCGGATGCCTCGCGGCCGCCAGGTGTATGTCTCGAACTGTCATTAG
- a CDS encoding type II toxin-antitoxin system RelB/DinJ family antitoxin, which yields MSTTAATMEPISSRLRHDEKETFVATCDSIGTSPSNAIRMFVSAFNKRGGFPFDPANPYGFSRETLSAMDDAASGRNLYGPFETVDDMFDSLDED from the coding sequence ATGTCTACGACAGCTGCAACCATGGAGCCCATTTCTTCTCGCCTTCGCCACGATGAGAAGGAGACGTTTGTTGCCACATGTGACTCCATCGGAACGTCTCCGAGCAACGCTATCAGGATGTTCGTGTCCGCATTTAACAAGCGTGGTGGCTTCCCGTTTGATCCGGCGAACCCCTACGGCTTCTCGAGGGAGACCCTTTCCGCGATGGACGACGCGGCGTCCGGGAGAAATCTGTACGGTCCGTTTGAAACGGTTGACGACATGTTTGATTCTCTTGACGAGGACTAG
- a CDS encoding translation factor GTPase family protein, producing MVVGILAHVDAGKTTLAEAMLYDAGRTRTLGRVDRGSSHLDTDAMERERGITIFSAQAELEHEGRPITLVDAPGHVDFSAEAERTLAALDCAILVVGANDGIQGHTETMWRLLERRGIPTLIFLNKLDLLPDAGNDTEKSQLMDVLQARLSPACIDAAALSSDPTAQEAAAMTDEAALDEYLENGMLAPATLARLVGERRIFPMLFGSALKNEGITQLLDALVTLVPAHAWPSKFAARVYRVSHGTRGERLCWLKVTGGTLCAKQQLTGIDAGKPWAEKANELRIYTGERYELADEVPAGRTCAITGLSHLRPGDVLGAEPASPAPAIAPVLTYGVLPGKADAHTVLSALRELADEDPMLRVSWSERLQEVRVQLMGAIQLEVVRELLRGRYGLNVNFGPGGILYKETVSEAQMGIGHFEPLRHYAEAHLLVEPAPRGSGVTFGTRCSTDELDLNWQRLILTNAMERDHLGVLTGAPLTDVRITLCAGRAHAKHTEGGDFRQATYRAVRQALMCARERGACVLLEPWYAFELDVPSDKVGRAMADLTRMAARFDAPSTHGDMACLAGSVPASELGDYAIDVAAYTGGRSHLALELAGYEPCHNAEKIIEEAAYDPEADLPNTPDSVFCSHGAGYTVKWQDVPAHAHVTDDPALLRPWRAADASFFSK from the coding sequence ATGGTCGTAGGCATACTGGCGCACGTTGACGCGGGCAAGACCACGCTCGCCGAGGCCATGCTCTACGATGCGGGCCGCACCCGCACGCTTGGACGCGTTGACCGCGGAAGCTCGCATCTCGACACCGACGCCATGGAGCGCGAGCGCGGCATCACGATCTTCTCCGCGCAGGCCGAGCTCGAGCACGAGGGGCGGCCCATCACGCTCGTGGACGCGCCGGGCCACGTGGACTTCTCGGCGGAGGCCGAGCGCACGCTCGCTGCCCTGGACTGCGCAATCCTCGTCGTGGGCGCAAACGATGGCATCCAGGGGCATACCGAGACCATGTGGCGGCTCCTCGAACGGCGCGGCATCCCCACGCTCATATTCTTGAACAAGCTCGATCTGCTGCCAGATGCGGGAAACGACACCGAGAAATCGCAGCTCATGGACGTGCTCCAGGCGCGCCTCTCCCCCGCCTGCATCGACGCTGCCGCGCTGTCCAGCGACCCCACAGCCCAAGAGGCCGCCGCCATGACGGACGAGGCCGCGCTCGACGAGTATCTCGAGAACGGCATGCTCGCCCCCGCAACGCTCGCGCGCCTTGTAGGCGAGCGCCGTATCTTCCCCATGCTCTTTGGCTCGGCGCTCAAGAACGAGGGCATCACCCAGCTGCTTGACGCCCTCGTCACGCTCGTGCCCGCACATGCCTGGCCCAGCAAGTTTGCGGCACGCGTGTACCGCGTAAGCCACGGAACACGCGGCGAACGCTTGTGCTGGCTCAAGGTAACAGGAGGCACGCTGTGCGCAAAGCAGCAGCTCACAGGCATCGACGCAGGAAAGCCCTGGGCCGAGAAGGCCAACGAGCTGCGCATCTACACCGGCGAACGCTACGAGCTCGCAGATGAGGTGCCAGCAGGCCGCACGTGCGCCATAACCGGCCTCTCCCACCTGCGCCCGGGCGACGTCCTGGGTGCGGAGCCCGCCTCGCCGGCACCGGCGATCGCCCCCGTCCTCACCTATGGCGTCTTGCCGGGCAAGGCGGACGCCCACACCGTGCTGTCGGCACTGCGTGAGCTCGCAGACGAGGACCCCATGCTTCGCGTCTCCTGGAGTGAGCGGCTTCAGGAGGTTCGCGTCCAGCTCATGGGCGCCATTCAGCTCGAGGTGGTCCGCGAGCTGCTGCGCGGCCGCTACGGCCTCAACGTCAATTTTGGCCCGGGAGGCATTCTCTACAAGGAGACCGTGAGCGAGGCGCAGATGGGCATCGGCCACTTCGAGCCGCTTCGCCACTACGCCGAGGCGCACCTGCTCGTGGAGCCCGCGCCCCGTGGCAGCGGCGTCACGTTTGGCACGCGCTGCTCCACCGACGAGCTCGACCTCAACTGGCAGCGGCTCATCCTCACGAACGCCATGGAGCGCGACCACCTGGGCGTGCTCACAGGTGCGCCGCTCACCGACGTGCGCATCACGCTGTGCGCCGGGCGGGCCCATGCAAAGCACACGGAGGGCGGCGACTTTCGCCAGGCAACGTACCGGGCGGTTCGCCAGGCGCTCATGTGCGCTCGCGAACGCGGAGCCTGCGTGCTGCTCGAGCCCTGGTATGCCTTTGAGCTCGATGTTCCCTCAGACAAGGTGGGCCGCGCCATGGCAGACCTCACGCGCATGGCAGCCCGCTTCGATGCGCCGTCAACGCACGGGGACATGGCGTGCCTCGCCGGCAGCGTCCCCGCCTCCGAACTGGGAGACTACGCCATCGACGTTGCCGCCTACACGGGCGGTCGCAGCCACCTTGCACTAGAACTCGCAGGGTACGAGCCCTGTCACAATGCCGAGAAAATCATCGAGGAGGCAGCCTATGACCCCGAGGCCGACCTCCCCAACACGCCCGACTCCGTCTTCTGCAGCCACGGCGCCGGCTACACCGTGAAGTGGCAAGACGTCCCCGCCCACGCCCACGTCACCGACGACCCCGCGCTCCTCCGCCCCTGGCGCGCCGCCGACGCCTCGTTCTTCTCGAAGTAG
- a CDS encoding arginine repressor — protein MHSVAIDAQQKYISTEDTNVKKRFNRQDAIRQIVREKSIKTQRALVEELEQLGFVCTQATISRDIADMGLRKLPEGVYVLAEDLHLQRMVSTLVTGVVRANNIVVIHSQAGTAQGVAAAIDDASLPDIAGCIAGDDTIMVVCMTDEEAASLEQLVNKLRNVHE, from the coding sequence ATGCATTCCGTTGCGATTGATGCGCAGCAAAAGTATATCAGCACGGAGGACACCAACGTGAAGAAGCGCTTCAACAGACAGGACGCCATCAGGCAGATCGTGCGCGAGAAGTCCATCAAGACCCAGCGCGCGCTCGTCGAGGAGCTCGAGCAGCTCGGCTTCGTCTGCACGCAGGCCACCATCTCGCGCGATATCGCGGACATGGGTCTTCGCAAGCTGCCCGAGGGCGTGTACGTGCTCGCCGAGGACCTGCACCTGCAGCGCATGGTGTCCACGCTCGTCACCGGCGTCGTTCGCGCCAACAACATCGTGGTCATCCATTCGCAGGCCGGCACGGCGCAGGGCGTTGCCGCCGCCATCGACGACGCGAGTCTGCCCGACATCGCCGGCTGCATCGCGGGTGATGACACCATCATGGTTGTCTGCATGACCGACGAAGAGGCCGCGAGCCTTGAGCAGCTCGTCAACAAGCTGCGAAACGTCCACGAGTAA
- a CDS encoding argininosuccinate synthase: MSEKGKVVLAYSGGLDTSCLLKYLQDDGYDVVSCIAALGQPSEERCDIEAVNEKAKKLGAVAAYDVDIRDEFAEDFIAKAIFANGMYENKYPLLSALSRPAICRHLVKVAQAEGAVAIAHGCTGKGNDQVRFELECKALDPTLEILGPVRSWELTTRSSEIEYAQSRGIPVDATKENPYSIDENVWGRAIECGVLEDPWNEAPKGAWAITVDPEDAPDEARDVVLGFEGGLPVSIDGQRMKLYDLIAALNKIVGSHGFGRIDMIEDRLVGLKSRECYEQPGALAIIMAHKQLECLCLPGDVLHTKLQLEHDWSRQVYNGLWYSPLKDALDAFFASTQKTVTGEVRLHLYKGNCTVTGSRADSSMYDFGLATYDKGDTFDRTAAKGFMDLFGLPNRVWAERRVEREKVAGIAAATQIAAMGQKQAEAAGTGEAGAEGVAGK; this comes from the coding sequence ATGTCCGAAAAGGGTAAGGTCGTTCTCGCGTATTCCGGCGGTCTCGATACCTCGTGCCTGCTCAAGTACCTGCAGGACGACGGCTATGACGTGGTCTCCTGCATCGCCGCGCTGGGCCAGCCGTCCGAGGAGCGCTGCGACATCGAGGCTGTGAACGAGAAGGCCAAGAAGCTCGGTGCCGTCGCCGCCTACGACGTTGACATCCGCGACGAGTTCGCCGAGGACTTCATCGCCAAGGCCATCTTTGCCAACGGCATGTATGAGAACAAGTATCCGCTGCTCTCCGCCCTGTCCCGCCCGGCCATCTGCCGCCACCTCGTGAAGGTTGCCCAGGCAGAGGGCGCCGTTGCCATCGCGCACGGCTGCACTGGCAAGGGCAACGACCAGGTGCGCTTTGAGCTCGAGTGCAAGGCGCTTGACCCCACGCTCGAGATCCTGGGCCCGGTGCGCAGCTGGGAGCTCACGACCCGCTCCAGCGAGATTGAGTATGCCCAGAGCCGTGGCATCCCCGTGGACGCCACGAAGGAGAACCCCTACTCCATCGACGAGAACGTCTGGGGCCGCGCCATCGAGTGCGGCGTGCTCGAGGACCCCTGGAACGAGGCCCCCAAGGGTGCCTGGGCCATCACGGTTGACCCCGAGGACGCTCCGGACGAGGCTCGCGACGTGGTGCTGGGCTTTGAGGGCGGCCTGCCCGTCTCCATCGACGGCCAGCGCATGAAGCTCTATGACCTCATCGCCGCGCTCAACAAGATCGTGGGCAGTCATGGCTTTGGCCGCATCGACATGATCGAGGACCGTCTCGTGGGCCTCAAGAGCCGCGAGTGCTACGAGCAGCCGGGCGCGCTGGCCATCATCATGGCGCACAAGCAGCTTGAGTGCCTGTGCCTGCCGGGCGACGTGCTGCACACCAAGCTGCAGCTCGAGCACGACTGGAGCCGACAGGTCTACAACGGCCTGTGGTACTCGCCGCTCAAGGACGCGCTCGATGCGTTCTTCGCGAGCACGCAGAAGACCGTCACCGGTGAGGTTCGCCTGCACCTGTACAAGGGCAACTGCACCGTCACCGGCTCTCGCGCCGACAGCTCCATGTACGATTTTGGCCTGGCCACCTACGACAAGGGCGACACGTTCGACCGCACGGCTGCCAAGGGCTTCATGGACCTCTTTGGCCTGCCCAACCGCGTGTGGGCCGAGCGCCGCGTGGAGCGCGAGAAGGTCGCTGGCATCGCGGCTGCCACGCAGATTGCCGCAATGGGCCAGAAGCAGGCCGAAGCTGCCGGTACCGGCGAGGCTGGTGCCGAGGGCGTCGCCGGCAAGTAG
- a CDS encoding ATP-binding protein, whose amino-acid sequence MAYSLSKIVDQMRRFGGDLQDVEVKEAVGGMPKSLGDSISALANGSGGLVVLGLSEKLGFVPAPGFKARPAYDALSELCADRMVPPVRAHIDVVEFEGAEVVVGEIPELSPQDKPCYVASKGMYAGSFIRVGDGDRLLTRYEIDRLAEERSQPKHDLEIVEGARLEDLDERLVDGLLARQREAHPRIFARLSDEEALFALNVLRRTQEGESGVTLAGLLALGTYPQHFYPRLTVSFACYPGTRKSSDTGVKFLDSQSMAGPIPAVLVDTMAAVRRNMRTGGRLQNGLRYDVPDYPLDAVRELVCNALMHRDYSPVGCGSQVQVNMYEDRLEVLSPGGLYGAVTVDSLGEVGASSTRNRYLAELLESTPYEGGGFVAENRGTGFQLVEEELRAAGMEPPAIVDRPSLFSVTLWRRGHVAEGMRMTERAAWSGLQSRTRDGAAGLSHRADMAWHPTGSSLVVYEAIRKMGEARPAQIASESGLPRSTVSYALKKLLERGAIVVLNGSEARNSPMRAYRLA is encoded by the coding sequence ATGGCCTACAGCCTTTCAAAGATCGTCGACCAGATGCGCCGGTTTGGCGGTGACCTTCAGGACGTTGAAGTCAAGGAGGCCGTTGGTGGCATGCCCAAGTCCCTGGGTGATTCCATCTCAGCCCTGGCCAATGGGTCTGGCGGCCTTGTTGTCCTCGGGCTGTCGGAAAAGCTGGGGTTTGTTCCGGCTCCCGGCTTCAAGGCGCGTCCTGCCTACGATGCCTTGTCTGAGCTGTGCGCGGACCGCATGGTGCCGCCGGTGCGTGCGCACATCGATGTCGTGGAGTTCGAGGGTGCCGAGGTTGTGGTGGGAGAGATTCCCGAGCTCTCTCCTCAGGACAAGCCCTGCTATGTTGCGTCTAAGGGCATGTATGCTGGCTCGTTCATCCGCGTGGGGGACGGAGACCGGTTGCTCACCAGATATGAGATCGATCGGCTGGCTGAGGAGCGCTCCCAACCAAAGCATGACCTTGAGATCGTTGAGGGGGCTCGTCTCGAGGACTTGGACGAGCGGCTCGTTGACGGCCTTCTGGCTCGGCAGAGAGAGGCGCATCCTCGCATCTTTGCCAGGCTCTCAGATGAGGAGGCACTGTTTGCGCTGAATGTCCTGAGAAGGACTCAAGAGGGGGAGAGCGGTGTGACCTTGGCGGGTCTGCTGGCCCTCGGTACGTATCCCCAGCACTTCTATCCCCGGCTTACGGTGAGCTTTGCCTGCTATCCCGGAACGAGAAAGTCATCCGATACAGGCGTGAAGTTTCTTGACTCCCAGAGCATGGCGGGACCGATTCCCGCGGTGTTGGTTGACACCATGGCCGCGGTGAGAAGGAACATGCGCACGGGGGGCAGACTGCAGAACGGCCTTCGCTACGACGTGCCAGACTATCCCCTCGATGCCGTGAGAGAGCTCGTGTGCAACGCGCTCATGCATCGCGACTACTCGCCCGTGGGCTGTGGATCCCAGGTTCAGGTCAACATGTACGAAGACAGGCTTGAGGTCCTAAGTCCGGGTGGACTATACGGGGCGGTTACGGTTGACTCGCTGGGCGAGGTGGGTGCGTCGTCAACGCGCAACCGCTACCTTGCGGAGCTCCTGGAGTCGACCCCTTATGAGGGCGGAGGCTTCGTTGCCGAGAACCGTGGGACAGGCTTTCAGCTCGTCGAGGAGGAGCTGCGTGCCGCCGGTATGGAGCCACCGGCCATCGTGGACCGTCCAAGTCTTTTCTCGGTCACGTTGTGGCGGCGCGGGCATGTTGCCGAGGGCATGAGAATGACGGAGCGCGCGGCATGGTCCGGGCTGCAATCGCGGACAAGGGATGGCGCTGCTGGCCTCTCGCATCGTGCCGACATGGCTTGGCATCCTACGGGCTCGTCGTTGGTCGTCTATGAGGCGATTCGCAAGATGGGCGAGGCTCGTCCGGCGCAGATTGCGAGCGAGTCTGGGCTGCCGCGAAGCACCGTGTCCTATGCGCTCAAAAAGCTGCTCGAGAGGGGGGCGATAGTGGTTCTGAACGGGTCGGAGGCAAGAAACAGCCCCATGCGAGCATATAGGCTGGCATAG
- the bilS gene encoding flavodoxin family protein BilS: MKYSVVFSSQTGNTELAAKRIRRDLGEQGCTYFGTPTGAGNEARRADVVFVGSWTDKGTASPDVIAFLGTLDHARVFLFGTCGYGESEEYFNTVLSRIREELPDNCEVVGSFMCQGKMPETVLDRYHAMLVAAEPGSTEAKRAELFIKNFEAARPHPSSDDLRALDAALREASLS, from the coding sequence ATGAAGTATTCGGTTGTCTTCTCGAGCCAGACGGGCAATACCGAGCTCGCCGCAAAGCGCATCCGCAGGGACCTCGGCGAGCAGGGCTGCACCTACTTTGGTACCCCCACAGGCGCCGGCAACGAGGCTCGCCGCGCAGACGTGGTCTTCGTGGGCTCCTGGACCGACAAGGGCACCGCGTCACCGGACGTCATCGCCTTTCTCGGCACGCTCGACCACGCGCGCGTCTTCCTGTTTGGTACCTGCGGCTACGGCGAGTCTGAGGAGTACTTCAACACCGTGCTCTCTCGCATTCGCGAGGAGCTGCCCGACAACTGCGAGGTAGTAGGCTCGTTCATGTGCCAGGGCAAGATGCCCGAGACCGTCCTTGACCGCTATCACGCCATGCTTGTCGCCGCCGAGCCGGGTAGCACGGAGGCCAAGCGCGCCGAGCTGTTCATCAAGAACTTCGAGGCCGCACGCCCCCACCCCAGCAGCGACGACCTTCGCGCCCTCGACGCAGCCCTCCGCGAGGCCAGCCTCTCCTAG
- a CDS encoding TSUP family transporter: MLNLLIIAIVCFLASTLGPLCGIGGGVIIKPIVDSLGVMGMATTSFLSSLTVLTMSLSTLAQQGWGRMRHPEKASEPYPPTAIPLSIGAAAGGVAGKIAFNAIRSSLGSAETIGAVQAAVLFVLAAATIVYTLLRSRVRSLHVTGAAPSALIGVVTGALWAFLGIGGGPFNLVILTLFFSEGTRAAARESILIIAFSQVASLIYTIASGSVPEFAPLMLVLMAAMAVAGSVAGKRVASRITDRGTDVLYTLTLIVVMLLCVRNFLVLL, encoded by the coding sequence ATGCTCAACCTGCTCATCATCGCCATCGTCTGCTTCCTCGCCTCCACGCTGGGGCCGCTGTGCGGCATCGGCGGCGGCGTCATCATCAAGCCCATCGTGGACTCTCTGGGCGTCATGGGCATGGCCACGACGAGCTTCCTCTCGAGCCTCACGGTGCTCACGATGTCGCTCTCAACGCTGGCGCAACAGGGCTGGGGCCGCATGAGGCACCCCGAGAAGGCCAGCGAGCCCTACCCGCCCACGGCCATCCCGCTCTCGATTGGCGCGGCTGCCGGCGGCGTCGCCGGCAAGATCGCGTTCAACGCCATCCGCAGCTCACTCGGCAGCGCCGAGACGATCGGCGCCGTACAGGCTGCCGTGCTATTCGTCCTCGCCGCCGCAACCATCGTCTACACGCTGCTTCGCTCGCGCGTCCGATCGCTGCACGTCACCGGTGCCGCCCCCAGCGCGCTCATCGGCGTGGTCACGGGGGCGCTGTGGGCGTTTCTCGGCATTGGCGGCGGACCGTTCAACCTCGTGATCCTCACGCTGTTCTTCTCCGAGGGCACAAGGGCCGCGGCACGCGAGTCCATCCTCATTATCGCTTTCTCACAGGTAGCAAGCCTCATCTACACCATCGCGAGCGGTAGCGTTCCCGAGTTTGCGCCGCTCATGCTCGTCCTCATGGCGGCCATGGCCGTTGCGGGATCGGTCGCGGGCAAGCGCGTGGCGTCGCGCATCACCGACCGCGGGACGGACGTCCTGTACACGCTCACCCTCATCGTGGTCATGCTGCTGTGCGTGCGTAACTTCCTCGTGCTGCTCTAG
- the pyrE gene encoding orotate phosphoribosyltransferase: MEAYKEEFIKFMVESDVLKFGDFTLKSGRKSPFFMNAGAYVTGYQLKKLGEYYARAIHDNFGDDFDVLFGPAYKGIPLSVVTAIAYHDLYGKEVRYCSDRKEVKDHGADKGNLLGAELHDGDRVVMVEDVTTSGKSIDETYPKVTAAANVQIKGLIVSLNRMEVGKGGVTTAQKEIEARYGFPVASIVSMAEVVDVLHNHEIDGKVVIDDELKARIDAYYEQYGVKE, encoded by the coding sequence ATGGAGGCCTACAAGGAAGAGTTCATCAAGTTCATGGTTGAGTCCGACGTACTCAAGTTCGGCGACTTCACGCTCAAGAGCGGCCGCAAGTCCCCGTTCTTCATGAACGCCGGCGCCTACGTCACGGGCTACCAGCTCAAGAAGCTCGGCGAGTACTACGCCCGCGCCATCCACGACAACTTCGGCGACGACTTCGACGTCCTGTTTGGCCCGGCCTACAAGGGCATCCCCCTATCCGTCGTGACCGCCATCGCCTACCACGACCTCTACGGCAAGGAGGTTCGCTACTGCTCCGACCGCAAGGAGGTCAAGGACCACGGTGCCGACAAGGGCAACCTGCTGGGCGCCGAGCTGCACGACGGCGACCGCGTCGTCATGGTCGAGGACGTCACCACCTCCGGCAAGTCCATCGACGAGACCTATCCCAAGGTCACGGCCGCCGCGAACGTCCAGATCAAGGGTCTCATCGTGAGTCTCAACCGCATGGAGGTGGGCAAGGGCGGCGTCACCACGGCCCAGAAGGAGATCGAGGCCCGCTACGGCTTCCCCGTGGCCTCCATCGTCTCCATGGCCGAGGTCGTCGACGTGCTCCACAACCACGAGATTGACGGCAAGGTCGTCATCGACGACGAGCTCAAGGCCCGCATCGACGCCTACTACGAGCAGTACGGCGTCAAGGAGTAG
- a CDS encoding TM1266 family iron-only hydrogenase system putative regulator → MTRVAIMGVIVEDMGSVEVLNELLHEYGRHIIGRMGIPYRERGVSVISVVLDAPQDTIAALSGKVGALPGVSVKTLYSNVTSGE, encoded by the coding sequence ATGACGAGGGTTGCGATCATGGGCGTCATCGTGGAGGACATGGGCAGCGTCGAGGTGCTCAACGAGCTGCTTCACGAGTATGGCCGGCACATCATCGGGCGCATGGGCATCCCGTATCGCGAGCGTGGCGTGAGCGTCATCTCGGTGGTGCTCGACGCGCCGCAGGACACCATTGCCGCACTGTCTGGCAAGGTGGGGGCGCTTCCCGGCGTGAGCGTGAAGACGCTCTACTCCAACGTTACGAGCGGGGAGTAG